A stretch of DNA from Microbacterium sp. LWS13-1.2:
TGTACTCGATGGTGCGCTCGACGGGGGTCGGCTCCTCGCCCCACATGAGCATGCCGAAGTCGCCGGGACCAGAGGCGACGACGGGCGCGTTGAGCGCGGCGTCGACGTCGATGACACCGGTGCCGCCCTGGTACGAGGTGTAGCCGAGGTCGGTCGCGGTGCTCGCGAGCGCCGCCTTCAGCTGCGCGGTCGTGAGCTCGGGGTTCGCGCCGAGCAGGATCGCCGCGGCGCCCGCGACGTGCGGTGTGGCCATCGACGTGCCGCTCATGGTGATGTACGAGCCCTCACCGCCGCTGTCGGCCGAACGCGCCGCCGTGACCTCGCTGCCGGGACCGGTGACGTTCGGCTTCAACGCACCCGAGCGCGAGAGGGGGCCCTGGCTCGTGAAGTAGGAGAGGTCGCCCGACGGGTCGTCCACCGATCCGACGGTGAACGCCTGCTCGGCGGAGCCCGGGGCGCCGATGGACTCGGGGGAGCCGGCGTTGCCCGCGGCAACCACGAACAGTGCGCCGGTCTCCTCGGCGATCTGGTTGAGCGACTCGGCCATCAGGTCCTTGCCGTCGGACGGCGACTGCGAACCCAGGCTCATCGACACGATCGGAGCGTTCTGGCCCGCCCACTCCATCGCCTCGATGATCCACGAGTCCTGGCCATAGCCGTCCGCGCCGAGCACCTTGCCGATGAGCAGGTCGGCGCCGTCGGCGACACCGCGGTGGGTGCCGTCCGACGCGGCGCCGGTGCCCGCGATCGTCGAGGCGACGTGCGTGCCGTGGCCGTTGGGGTCCGAGGCGACCTCCTCGCCGGGCACGAAGCTCGTCGAGCCGTCGAGGATGTGGCCCTGCAGGTCGGGATGGGTGTCGTCGATGCCGGTGTCGAGCACGGCGACCGTGACGCCCTCACCGGTGTAGCCCTGGGCCCACGCGGCAGGGGCGTCGATGTAGGGAACGCTCGAGTCGAGCGTGGAGCGCACCTTGCCGTCGAGGTGGATGGCCTCGATGCCGTCGGCGAGAGTCGGCGTGGCCGCGAACGCGCGGGCCGAGGACGCGGTGAGCGACTGCCACGCGGCCGCGGCGTCGTCGTGGCCGAGCGTCGCCGCCGCGCCGCCGATGCTCTCGAGCGGCGCGGTGACCTCCAGGCCGGGGACAGGTGCCGCGAACGAGCGCGCAGCCGCGGCGTCGTGCTCGACGATGACCGGGGTGGCGTCCACCGAGGCGTCGTCGTAGCCGTACTCGATCAGCAGCGACACGTTGAACAGGTCCTCGTCGAGGGCGCCCGAGGCGAGATAGGGCATCGCGCCCTGAGGTACGACGTGCAGGTCGTCGCCCACCTCGTACGTCTGCACGCCGGCGCCGTCGACAGCCGTGTCGACGGAGACGGTGTGGGTGCCGTCCGACATATCCGTAACGGTGACGCGGTCACCGGTGATGAGGGTGACGGTATGTGCCTGGCCGGCCGTCGCTCCGGCGGAGGGTGCGGCGGGCGGTGTGGGGGTGGCCGCCGCCGGCATCGTCGCAAGGCCGATGCCTGCGATCCCGATCGCCAGACCGCTGGTGGCGGCGACGATCGGGCGCAGGCGGCGGCCGATGGGCTGGGTTCGTGACATGCGCGAGCCTCTCGGTGTGGGGATCCGTGTCCCCCCACCTTCGCCGCCCACTCGCCTAAAGTGGGTGGCGGAGAAACGCCATGGCCTGCATCCGCCACGCTCGGCGGGTGACGATGAGCGCATGGGGGAGAACACCGTGCTCGATGCGCTCGGCCTCGATTCGGCCCACACCGCCGTCTATCGGAGCGTGCTCCAGCAGCCCTCGGCGTCGATGACCGAGATCGCCGCGGCGCTCAGCATGTCGCTCCCGCGCGTGAGGCCGATGGTGATCGAGCTGGAGCGCCTCGGGCTGCTCGCGCGCCAGGCATCGAGCAGTGACCGGTTCGTGGCGTCCCCACCCTCCATCTCGCTGCGTCCGCTGCTGCTCGAGCGCGAGCGGGGGCTGACTCGCGCGCACGAGGCGCTGGTCGAATTGAGCGATCTGTACCGTCGCTCGGTAGAACAGCGCAGCGTGGCGGACGTGGTGGATGTCGTCATCGGCGACGACGCCGTGCGGCAGCGGGTAGCGCAGCTGCAGGCCGCCTCGATCGACCAGGTGCGCGTGCTGGTGCTGCACGAGATCGCGCTGGTGAGCGGGGAAGACAACGTCGAGGAGGACCGGGCGCTCGCGCGAGGCGTGCGCTACCGCGTCATCGTCGAGAGCGCCGTACTGGAACGGCCGGGCTTTCTGACCGCTGCGCGCGAGATGGCGCAGATCGGCGAGGAGATCCGGGTGCTGCCCACCCTGCCGACGCGGATGTTCATCGCCGACGACCAGATGGCGCTGGTGCCGATGCACTCGCAGGGCGCGGACGAGGGCTTCGGTGCCCTGCTCATCCACCCGAGCGGCCTGCTCGACCTGGTGACCTCGATCTTCGAGGACTACTGGCGGGCGGCCACGGAGTTCCTGCCGATCGCCGCGACGCCGACGACCGAGGAGGTGGACCGCGATCTGCTGCGCCTTCTCCTGCTGGGAGTGACGGATGCCGCGGCCGCGTCTCAGCTCGGCATCTCGCTGCGGACGGTGCAGCGCCGGGTCGCCGAGCTCATGGACACCGCCGGTGTCACGACGCGCATGCAGCTGGGCGCGGAGGCCGTGCGCAGATCCTGGGTCTGACCCGCAACTGCGCCGACGTCGTTACCAGCCGAAAGTGTCGCTACCAGCCGAGAGTGTTGAACCACTCTCGACGGCGGCGGATCTCGGCATCCGGCTCGCCGTCGTCCGACGTGTCGTGAGGGACCAGCCTGCTGCCCCCGTCGAGCTCGACGAACCGATGACACACCGAGCAGAGCGCGCGACCGTCGGGGAATCCGTCGGCGAGGGTGGCAGCGGGCGTGCCGCACTCGCCGGAGCCCGGGCAGCGCGCCGGGTCGGCTCCGGCATCCGTCCACATGATCGTGCGGTGTCGGTGCAGCCCCGCGTGGCCGAGCGGACGCGTGCAGCGTCGGCCGGCGCTGCGGCTGCGACAGAACCGCACGACATCGGTCATGGGCGCGTCCGGGGCACGTACCGCGGCACCCAGCGCACGAACGCGAATGCGCCGACGAGTCCGATCACACCCATGGCTCCTGTTGCGACGGCCAGCGACGCCGCCGCGGCGATGGCCGACACGAGCAGCGGCGCGACCGCCCCGCCGGCGTCGGTGAGCGTTCGCCACGAGCCGAGGAACGCCGCCGGGTCGGAACGCGGGGCGACGTCGGCGCCGAGGGTGAGCAGGATCCCGCTGGACAGCCCGTTGCCGACGCCGAGGACGGCGGCGAACATGGCGAACCACATCGCCGCCTGCGGCAGATCGTGGGTGAAAGCGAGGGCGATGAACCCCGCGCCCATCAGGATCATGGCCGGCAGCGCGGCCCACAGGCGCCCGAAGCGGTCCATGACCTGGCCGCTGGCATAGAACAGCGCGAAGTCGATCGCACCCGAGATGCCCACGACGAGGGCGATGGTCTGCGCGTCGAGCCCGAGCGAGACTCCCCACAGCGGGAGCACGACTTGCCGCGCCGAGCGCACGGCGGAGAGGGATGCCGCGGCCAGGCCGAGTGTCGACAGCACGCGGCGATGGCGCCACATCGTCCGCAGCACGCCGGTGCCCGGATCGGACCCACCGGGCGGCGCCGTCGCCGATGGCGGCCCCTGAGCGCGGCGGAGGGGGATCGACCCGGTGACGGGCTCGCCGGTGTCTTCTGCGGCGACGGCGCCATCCTCGGCGGTAGATGGCTCGAGGAACTGCGTCTCGGGGTCAGGACCGAAGACCACCAGCAGCACCGTGGCGACCAGGCACCCGCCGAAGAACCAGATCGTGGCGTGCTCGTCGCCGAAGACCGCGAGCAGTCCGGCGGCGATGAACGGGCCGACGAACATGCCCAGCCGGAACGTGCCGCCGAGCAGCGACAGC
This window harbors:
- a CDS encoding transcriptional regulator TrmB, which produces MGENTVLDALGLDSAHTAVYRSVLQQPSASMTEIAAALSMSLPRVRPMVIELERLGLLARQASSSDRFVASPPSISLRPLLLERERGLTRAHEALVELSDLYRRSVEQRSVADVVDVVIGDDAVRQRVAQLQAASIDQVRVLVLHEIALVSGEDNVEEDRALARGVRYRVIVESAVLERPGFLTAAREMAQIGEEIRVLPTLPTRMFIADDQMALVPMHSQGADEGFGALLIHPSGLLDLVTSIFEDYWRAATEFLPIAATPTTEEVDRDLLRLLLLGVTDAAAASQLGISLRTVQRRVAELMDTAGVTTRMQLGAEAVRRSWV
- a CDS encoding MFS transporter, with the protein product MSDRADSPTARDVLWRFGPMVYGPTVLFALGEGAVIPLIPVIAAQLGADVATAALVASALVVGQLCGNIPAGWAVARIGERLTMAIAGLVSLAGIVGMALAPSLGIFAIAVFLIGFCAAAFGLARHSFMTTRVPLSFRARALSLLGGTFRLGMFVGPFIAAGLLAVFGDEHATIWFFGGCLVATVLLVVFGPDPETQFLEPSTAEDGAVAAEDTGEPVTGSIPLRRAQGPPSATAPPGGSDPGTGVLRTMWRHRRVLSTLGLAAASLSAVRSARQVVLPLWGVSLGLDAQTIALVVGISGAIDFALFYASGQVMDRFGRLWAALPAMILMGAGFIALAFTHDLPQAAMWFAMFAAVLGVGNGLSSGILLTLGADVAPRSDPAAFLGSWRTLTDAGGAVAPLLVSAIAAAASLAVATGAMGVIGLVGAFAFVRWVPRYVPRTRP